The following are encoded in a window of Lynx canadensis isolate LIC74 chromosome B1, mLynCan4.pri.v2, whole genome shotgun sequence genomic DNA:
- the LOC115511706 gene encoding LOW QUALITY PROTEIN: ubiquitin carboxyl-terminal hydrolase 17-like protein 6 (The sequence of the model RefSeq protein was modified relative to this genomic sequence to represent the inferred CDS: inserted 2 bases in 2 codons; deleted 3 bases in 2 codons; substituted 1 base at 1 genomic stop codon): MGDPMKALSGDMRAVLSYCQEEFQFNVFPKLKSCWSNRGGAEVHRGPTLPQKPSPSSQTLCNLPNGWAPMSIGLPPAKKPVSWRRPSVVGAGLQNLGNTCYANAALQCLTYTPPLASYMLSQEHSRSCGRQPFCVLCALQAHVTRALCRPGHVIRXPPELLAAFHTHTHTHTHTHTHKQEDTHGFLIFTLDPTQQARLREDKTSRPPLSEDLTLIWQIFGGHWRSQIQCLHCPGVSSTLDPDLDGRAAHSASQALLQLVKPEKLDGENAYHCSTCLDKVPASKTLTLYTCPKDLMLVLKXFSDSTGSKLAKEVQYPERLDLRQCVSEQKAGLIIYLLHATPVHPGRKCHSGHHFCYIKAGNGQWYKMDDTSDVTSALSQHAYVFFDTQTSELERXPGSEPGSGETTSLQADHADMAVAQGGGEGAHVDPSIKVPDLEDHVEETPVQPITLDQWRVFQESHHPKSEFNLRKTEFVLPAHAVLIHQSKYREEMEKDHPEQNIYRLNNLARDIPPRRATNIGKVPCLTGRARATKRKNKKGQRSWEAVQGSECRL, translated from the exons ATGGGAGATCCTATGAAAGCTCTTTCTGGAGACATGAGGGCTGTTTTGTCCTACTGCCAAGAAGAGTTTCAGTTCAATGTCTTTCCCAAACTCAAATCTTGCTGGTCAAATAGAGGTGGTGCTGAAGTCCACAGGGGACCCACTCTACCTCAGAAGCCATCACCATCATCGCAGACACTCTGCAACCTGCCTAACGGTTGGGCTCCCATGTCAATAGGTCTG CCCCCCGCAAAGAAACCTGTGAGTTGGAGGAGACCGTCTGTGGTTGGGGCTGGACTGCAGAACCTGGGGAACACGTGCTATGCGAATGCGGCGCTGCAGTGTCTGACGTACACACCACCCCTCGCCAGCTACATGCTGTCCCAGGAGCACTCCCGAAGCTGTGGGAGGCAGCCATTCTGCGTGCTGTGTGCTCTGCAGGCTCACGTGACCCGGGCCCTCTGCCGCCCTGGGCATGTGATCC CCCCGCCAGAACTGCTGGctgccttccacacacacacacacacacacacacacacacacacacacaagcaggaagATACCCATGGGTTTCTGATATTCACTCTGGATCCAACGCAGCAAGCGCGTTTGCGTGAGGACAAGACTTCAAGACCCCCTCTGTCTGAGGACCTCACCCTCATCTGGCAAATCTTTGGAGGGCACTGGAGGTCTCAAATCCAGTGTCTCCACTGCCCTGGCGTTTCCAGCACTTTGGACCCTGACCTGGATGGCAGGGCAGCTCACAGTGCGAGCCAAGCTTTGCTCCAGTTGGTGAAGCCTGAAAAGCTGGATGGTGAAAATGCCTATCATTGTAGTACTTGCCTAGACAAGGTACCTGCTTCCAAGACGTTAACTTTGTACACTTGCCCCAAGGACCTAATGCTGGTATTGAAATAATTCTCAGATTCCACAGGCAGCAAACTGGCTAAGGAAGTGCAATATCCTGAGCGCCTTGACCTGCGACAGTGCGTGTCTGAGCAGAAGGCGGGATTGATAATTTACCTGCTCCATGCCACGCCGGTGCATCCGGGGAGGAAGTGTCACAGCGGACATCACTTCTGTTACATCAAAGCTGGGAATGGCCAGTGGTACAAAATGGATGACACCAGTGATGTGACTTCTGCCCTGAGCCAACATGCCTATGTCTTCTTTGACACCCAGACGAGTGAATTGGAAA GACCAGGGAGTGAACCAGGCAGTGGGGAGACCACATCACTCCAGGCTGACCATGCAGACATGGCTGTGGCCCaaggggggggtgag ggggctcACGTGGACCCCAGCATCAAAGTTCCAGACTTGGAGGACCACGTGGAAGAGACACCAGTGCAACCAATCACGTTAGACCAGTGGAGAGTCTTCCAAGAAAGCCACCATCCCAAGTCTGAATTCAACCTCAGGAAAACAGAATTTGTTCTTCCCGCCCACGCAGTCCTAATTCACCAGTCCAAATACAGAGAGGAGATGGAAAAGGATCATCCTGAACAAAACATCTACCGGCTCAACAACTTAGCCAGGGACATCCCACCTCGGAGGGCAACAAACATCGGCAAAGTCCCTTGTCTCACAGGCAGAGCCAGAGCTACCaagaggaagaacaagaaggGACAGAGGTCTTGGGAAGCAGTCCAGGGATCTGAGTGCAGGCTTTAa